A single Corticium candelabrum chromosome 16, ooCorCand1.1, whole genome shotgun sequence DNA region contains:
- the LOC134192455 gene encoding uncharacterized protein LOC134192455 gives MFRRVFALVALMSVSQISDCVLIGGRHTQIDYNDCGLWNDRSTRRGFTMEDCCPVETTFPGSPWQLLVVSYYAHGVYYEFKGNAANGFNACNYKVLETTVLDDGTGTVGIRHKFDMKHIILTKEETWDFRGRTVVVEFKAEYPNDRCTCRNIERLRVVHAVDPDQDRNPFYTFSTINDVIYPGGVKHYAEAVGPVSCNTMAYGICSQPHGNFDFTEHVGFSYWDSSPNAYLFDPNGSYGDLTLHYRHIRNSLKCDKSASFRFVVTWGANAEEARKNYQGAYKKLCRCSFISFPSYRYTPRPCKNICPCDCEEERCTCNNKINKSNFKFPTIYAWLKYYTRHITGRDIGFTVAPTDFPDTPAPDTPPLPTVPAVVTDTELGLAGLASAADRFSKLGGMPTFELDEELSFVRILDDLPVVCPHLGATSKAFLSAVNTTNVREVYDKYVAKCSASTRNSFF, from the coding sequence ATGTTTCGTCGAGTGTTTGCGCTCGTGGCTttgatgtcagtcagtcagataTCCGACTGCGTTCTCATCGGTGGCAGGCACACGCAGATCGACTACAACGACTGCGGTCTCTGGAATGACCGCTCCACACGACGAGGTTTCACGATGGAAGACTGCTGTCCCGTCGAGACGACCTTTCCCGGCAGTCCTTGGCAGTTGCTCGTCGTCTCTTACTACGCACACGGCGTCTACTACGAGTTCAAAGGAAATGCAGCCAACGGTTTCAACGCGTGCAACTACAAAGTACTAGAGACGACCGTCCTGGACGATGGAACGGGTACGGTCGGTATACGTCACAAGTTCGACATGAAACACATCATACTCACCAAGGAGGAGACGTGGGACTTTCGCGGACGTACCGTCGTCGTCGAGTTTAAGGCAGAATATCCCAACGATCGATGCACGTGTCGAAATATCGAGAGGTTGAGAGTCGTGCACGCCGTCGATCCCGATCAAGATCGTAATCCATTCTACACATTCAGTACCATCAACGACGTCATCTATCCAGGCGGTGTGAAACACTATGCCGAAGCCGTGGGTCCGGTAAGTTGCAATACGATGGCATACGGCATCTGTTCTCAACCGCACGGCAACTTCGACTTTACCGAACACGTCGGTTTCTCTTATTGGGACTCGTCTCCTAACGCATACTTGTTCGACCCCAATGGGTCTTATGGCGACCTGACGCTTCACTACAGACACATCAGGAATTCTCTCAAATGTGACAAGAGTGCTAGTTTCAGGTTCGTGGTGACATGGGGAGCCAACGCAGAAGAAGCGAGAAAGAACTACCAGGGAGCTTACAAGAAACTCTGTCGTTGTTCATTCATTTCTTTCCCAAGTTACCGATACACGCCACGTCCGTGCAAGAACATTTGCCCGTGTGACTGTGAAGAGGAACGATGTACTTGCAACAACAAGATTAACAAAAGCAATTTCAAGTTTCCGACCATTTACGCGTGGCTCAAGTACTACACTCGTCACATCACAGGACGTGATATCGGCTTCACAGTCGCACCAACTGACTTTCCGGACACACCAGCCCCTGACACACCTCCTCTACCAACAGTTCCTGCTGTCGTGACTGATACAGAACTAGGGCTTGCCGGTCTTGCTTCGGCCGCCGACAGATTCAGCAAGTTGGGTGGAATGCCAACATTCGAATTGGACGAGGAGCTGTCTTTCGTGCGAATACTAGACGATCTACCGGTTGTATGCCCCCATCTTGGTGCGACCAGCAAGGCATTCTTGTCCGCAGTCAACACGACAAACGTACGAGAGGTTTACGATAAGTACGTTGCCAAATGTAGTGCAAGTACGAGGAACTCTTTCTTCTAG
- the LOC134192457 gene encoding uncharacterized protein LOC134192457, whose amino-acid sequence MFRRVFALVALMSVSQISDCVLIGGRHTQIDYNDCGLWNDRSTRRGFTMEDCCPVETTFPGSPWQLLVVSYYAHGVYYEFKGNAANGFNACNYKVLETTVLDDGTGTVGIRHKFDMKHIILTKEETWDFRGRTVVVEFKAEYPNDRCTCRNIERLRVMHAVDPDQDRNPFYTFSTINDVIYPGGVKHYAEAVGPVSCNTMAYGICSQPHGNFDFAEQVGFSYWDSSPNAFLFDPNGSYGDLTLHYRHIRNSLKCDKSASFRFVVTWGANAEEARKNYQGAYKKLCRCSFIPFPSYRYTPRPCKNICPCDCEEERCTCNNKINKSNFKFPTIYAWLKYYTRHITGRDIGFTVAPTDFLDTPAPDTPPLPTVPAVVTDTELGLAGLASAADRFSKLGGMPTFELDEELSFVRILDDLPVVCPHLGATSKKFLSAVNTTNVREVYDKYVAKCR is encoded by the coding sequence ATGTTTCGTCGAGTGTTTGCGCTCGTGGCTttgatgtcagtcagtcagataTCCGACTGCGTTCTCATCGGTGGCAGACACACGCAGATCGACTACAACGACTGCGGTCTCTGGAATGACCGCTCCACACGACGAGGTTTCACGATGGAAGACTGCTGTCCCGTCGAGACGACCTTTCCCGGCAGTCCTTGGCAGTTGCTCGTCGTCTCTTACTACGCACACGGCGTCTACTACGAGTTCAAAGGAAATGCAGCCAACGGTTTCAACGCGTGTAACTACAAAGTACTAGAGACGACCGTACTGGACGATGGAACGGGTACGGTCGGTATACGTCACAAGTTCGATATGAAACACATCATACTCACCAAGGAGGAGACGTGGGACTTTCGCGGACGTACCGTCGTCGTCGAGTTTAAGGCAGAATATCCCAACGATCGATGCACGTGTCGAAATATCGAGAGGTTGAGAGTCATGCACGCCGTCGATCCCGATCAAGATCGTAATCCATTCTACACATTCAGTACCATCAACGACGTCATCTATCCAGGCGGTGTGAAACACTATGCCGAAGCCGTGGGTCCGGTAAGTTGCAATACGATGGCATACGGCATCTGCTCTCAACCGCACGGCAACTTCGACTTTGCCGAACAAGTCGGTTTCTCTTATTGGGACTCGTCCCCTAACGCATTCTTGTTCGACCCCAATGGGTCTTATGGCGACCTGACGCTTCACTACAGACACATCAGGAATTCTCTCAAATGTGACAAGAGTGCTAGTTTCAGGTTCGTGGTGACATGGGGAGCCAACGCAGAAGAAGCGAGAAAGAACTACCAGGGAGCTTACAAGAAACTCTGTCGTTGTTCATTCATTCCTTTCCCAAGTTACCGATACACGCCACGTCCGTGCAAGAACATCTGCCCGTGTGACTGTGAAGAGGAACGATGCACTTGCAACAACAAGATTAACAAAAGCAATTTCAAGTTTCCGACCATTTACGCGTGGCTCAAGTACTACACTCGTCACATCACAGGACGTGATATCGGCTTCACAGTCGCACCAACTGACTTTCTGGACACACCAGCCCCTGACACACCTCCTCTACCAACAGTTCCTGCTGTCGTGACTGATACAGAACTAGGGCTTGCCGGTCTTGCCTCGGCCGCCGACAGATTCAGCAAGTTGGGTGGAATGCCAACGTTCGAATTGGACGAGGAGCTGTCTTTCGTGCGAATACTAGACGATCTACCGGTTGTATGCCCCCATCTAGGTGCGACCAGCAAGAAATTCTTGTCTGCAGTCAATACGACAAATGTTCGAGAGGTTTACGATAAGTACGTGGCCAAGTGTAGATAA